In the Bacillus shivajii genome, one interval contains:
- the asnS gene encoding asparagine--tRNA ligase, translating into MKITISEVGKYVGETVKIGAWLANKRSSGKIAFLQLRDGTGFIQGVVVKAEVEEEGFKLAKEMTQESSLFVTGEVREDDRAPSGYELTVTSVELIHEATDYPITPKEHGPEFLMDHRHLWLRSKRQHAVMKVRNEIIRATYEFFNEQGFVKVDPPILTGSSAEGTTNLFHTKYFDEDAYLSQSGQLYMEAAAMALGKVFSFGPTFRAEKSKTRRHLIEFWMIEPEMAFMDHEESLEVQEQYVSFVVQSVLANCKLELQALERDTSKLENVQAPFPRISYDDAIDMLKEEGHEIEWGEDFGAPHETAIAEKFDKPVFITNYPADIKAFYMKPVPGREEVVLCADLIAPEGYGEIIGGSQRIDDEELLKQRYDEHNLSLDAYQWYLDLRKYGSVPHSGFGLGLERTVAWLSGVEHVRETIPFPRLLNRLYP; encoded by the coding sequence GTGAAAATAACAATTTCTGAAGTTGGGAAATATGTTGGAGAAACAGTAAAAATTGGCGCTTGGCTTGCGAACAAACGTTCAAGCGGTAAAATTGCCTTTTTACAACTTCGCGATGGTACAGGGTTTATTCAAGGCGTCGTTGTAAAAGCAGAAGTAGAAGAAGAAGGTTTCAAATTAGCGAAAGAAATGACACAAGAAAGCTCATTATTTGTGACTGGTGAAGTACGTGAGGACGATCGTGCACCATCTGGTTATGAATTAACAGTAACATCTGTAGAGCTCATTCATGAAGCAACAGATTATCCGATTACTCCGAAAGAACATGGACCAGAGTTCTTAATGGACCATCGTCATTTATGGTTACGTTCAAAGCGTCAACATGCAGTTATGAAAGTACGTAATGAAATTATTCGAGCTACATATGAGTTTTTCAATGAGCAAGGGTTTGTGAAAGTTGATCCTCCGATCTTAACAGGAAGTTCAGCAGAAGGAACGACAAACCTTTTCCATACGAAATACTTTGATGAGGATGCTTATCTTTCTCAAAGTGGACAATTATATATGGAAGCTGCAGCGATGGCGTTAGGAAAAGTCTTCTCTTTTGGTCCAACGTTTAGAGCAGAGAAATCTAAGACGAGAAGACACCTTATTGAATTTTGGATGATTGAACCGGAAATGGCATTTATGGATCATGAAGAAAGCTTAGAAGTTCAAGAACAATATGTTTCATTTGTTGTACAATCAGTACTAGCAAACTGTAAGCTTGAATTGCAAGCATTAGAACGTGATACGTCTAAATTAGAAAATGTCCAAGCACCATTCCCACGCATTTCGTATGATGATGCGATTGATATGTTAAAAGAAGAAGGCCACGAAATTGAGTGGGGTGAAGATTTCGGTGCACCACACGAAACGGCAATTGCCGAGAAGTTTGATAAGCCAGTGTTTATTACAAATTACCCAGCTGATATAAAAGCTTTTTACATGAAACCAGTACCTGGGCGTGAAGAAGTCGTTTTATGTGCAGATTTAATTGCCCCAGAAGGGTATGGCGAAATCATCGGAGGAAGCCAACGTATTGATGATGAAGAATTATTAAAACAACGCTATGATGAGCACAACTTATCTTTAGATGCTTATCAATGGTATTTAGATCTTCGTAAATATGGTTCTGTTCCACACTCTGGATTCGGATTAGGATTAGAACGAACAGTAGCGTGGTTATCAGGTGTTGAACACGTTAGGGAAACGATCCCATTCCCACGTCTACTAAACCGTCTTTACCCATAA
- a CDS encoding DnaD domain-containing protein: protein MNEEAIIQLQMSQPFAIPSALMTHYSQLGLSEVQFMILMHIRQFEQEGNMFPTPYELQERMYIDESNCTNELKELLRSGFIAIEEKKDEDGKLSEAFSLKPLFEKFVLLLNDKQNDKQQFTKQQLEGQLFRRFEEEFARPLSPMELEMISMWLDDDAHDPEIIEAALREAVVSSKLNFRYIDRILFDWKKNGVKTIQQAKEHGEKVRQHHEKRFQNRTQATPQSDKVKHPQYNWLYGEED, encoded by the coding sequence ATGAATGAAGAAGCAATTATACAACTCCAGATGTCACAGCCCTTCGCCATTCCTTCTGCATTAATGACACATTATTCTCAATTAGGATTATCTGAAGTACAATTTATGATCTTAATGCACATTAGGCAGTTTGAACAAGAAGGGAATATGTTCCCGACGCCATATGAGTTACAAGAAAGAATGTACATTGATGAATCCAACTGCACAAATGAATTGAAAGAATTATTAAGAAGTGGGTTTATTGCAATAGAAGAAAAGAAAGATGAAGATGGGAAGCTTTCTGAAGCATTTTCATTAAAACCATTATTTGAAAAGTTTGTCCTTCTGTTAAATGATAAACAAAACGATAAACAGCAATTTACGAAACAACAATTAGAAGGACAATTATTTCGACGTTTTGAAGAAGAGTTTGCAAGACCTTTATCTCCGATGGAGTTAGAAATGATTTCGATGTGGCTTGACGATGACGCTCACGATCCAGAAATTATTGAAGCTGCGTTAAGAGAAGCCGTTGTTTCGTCTAAATTAAACTTCCGATATATTGATCGGATATTATTTGATTGGAAAAAGAATGGTGTAAAAACGATCCAACAAGCAAAAGAACACGGTGAGAAAGTTAGGCAACACCATGAAAAAAGGTTCCAGAATAGAACACAAGCTACACCTCAATCAGATAAAGTAAAACACCCCCAATATAATTGGTTGTATGGAGAAGAGGACTAA
- the nth gene encoding endonuclease III has translation MLNKKEIEHVLYTMGEMFPEAECELTHSNPFELTIAVVLSAQATDALVNKVTPKLFEKYKTPEDYVSVSLEELEQDIKSIGLYRSKAKNIKKLSQSLIENYNGEIPYERDELVKLAGVGRKTANVVASVAFDEPAIAVDTHVERVSKRLGICRWKDSVLEVEKTLMRKIPKEQWSVTHHRLIFFGRYHCKAQSPKCDECPLLELCREGKKRMKKRGVIV, from the coding sequence ATGTTAAACAAAAAAGAAATTGAACACGTTTTGTATACAATGGGAGAGATGTTTCCTGAGGCAGAATGCGAATTAACTCATTCAAATCCATTTGAATTAACAATTGCTGTTGTCTTATCTGCACAAGCAACAGACGCCCTTGTTAATAAAGTTACTCCAAAACTATTTGAGAAATATAAAACTCCAGAAGATTACGTTAGTGTATCATTAGAAGAATTAGAACAAGATATCAAATCAATCGGACTTTACCGTAGTAAAGCTAAAAATATAAAGAAGCTTAGTCAATCTCTCATTGAAAATTATAATGGAGAAATTCCTTATGAAAGAGATGAACTCGTTAAACTTGCTGGTGTAGGTAGGAAAACTGCAAATGTGGTTGCTTCAGTAGCCTTTGATGAACCTGCGATTGCAGTAGACACTCATGTAGAACGTGTAAGTAAGCGACTAGGTATTTGCCGTTGGAAAGATTCTGTACTAGAAGTAGAAAAAACGTTGATGAGAAAAATTCCTAAAGAACAATGGTCTGTTACACATCACCGTCTTATTTTCTTTGGACGATATCATTGTAAAGCTCAATCACCAAAATGTGATGAGTGTCCGTTATTAGAATTATGTCGTGAAGGGAAAAAGAGAATGAAAAAAAGAGGAGTTATTGTATGA
- a CDS encoding YpoC family protein, giving the protein MTDKLLVPNQFQYSPFYKEGDEIEKNSIDQEIIRDNSYFAYDICACLKVSLPYEPWQSPQCSIKRISAAWKEEGQELLKECFQNRDRKTARPIMLQYTSLYIQAMFWANSHAVETLENIPSQLNEFSYSPMNIQERISFVLDSPDHYHAFTTLDQLYQESMKKWAVYFTKKH; this is encoded by the coding sequence ATGACGGACAAGTTGTTAGTTCCTAATCAATTTCAATACTCTCCATTTTATAAAGAAGGGGATGAAATTGAAAAAAATTCTATAGACCAAGAAATCATTCGTGATAATTCCTATTTTGCTTATGATATTTGTGCTTGTTTAAAAGTGAGTCTTCCTTATGAACCTTGGCAGTCGCCTCAATGCAGTATTAAACGTATAAGCGCTGCTTGGAAAGAGGAAGGACAGGAGCTGTTAAAAGAATGCTTCCAAAACCGAGATCGTAAAACAGCGAGGCCAATTATGTTACAATATACGAGTTTATATATTCAAGCGATGTTTTGGGCGAACAGTCATGCTGTAGAGACGTTAGAAAACATTCCTTCTCAATTAAACGAGTTTTCTTATAGTCCAATGAATATTCAAGAAAGAATTTCTTTTGTTCTAGACAGCCCAGATCACTATCATGCATTTACTACGTTAGATCAACTTTATCAAGAGTCAATGAAGAAGTGGGCAGTTTATTTTACTAAGAAACATTGA
- a CDS encoding transglycosylase domain-containing protein, producing the protein MSDEYRTRQERRKVKQSSNNNSKSKRKPKGALKKILLALGIVMFVMFVVGAISVFAIIRDAPPLDEEKLTLAQNPEILDRNGELLTTLQASENRRNVNIEDVPDVLKDAVLSVEDVRFYDHFGIDLRRIGGAVVANVRGGFGAEGASTITQQVVKNLFLSMDKQMSRKIQEQYLAIRLEQQYTKDQILEMYLNAIFFSGSPSQYGVVSAANYYFNKELDELTIEDAALLAGIPQRPNHFNPFNNPEAAENRRNTVISLMERHEKITPEEAEAARNVPVEDQLEQSEQLETGAYQAFINQVQREVENIEGIEPSDIYTAGMTIHTTLDQDLQAHVEHVMQSGEVIQYPDEHFQAGITVLDTTNGEVLALGGMREPSEAQRTYNWATQPKRQPGSSIKPILSFGPVIEELKWSTYHQIVDEPYNYQTTGDPVRNFGRDYRGPMSMREALRISQNVPAVKALNEVGYDQAQTFGQRLGLPLDTFHESYALGGFDTGVSSYDMAGAYAAFGNNGEYNEPHTVRKIEFPDGQTIDLTPDSTIAMNDYTAFMVTDMLKTVVQSGTGQRAAVSGVPIAGKTGSTNFTPDEREQYNIQSGIRDAWFAGYSTNITAAVWTGYESIDKGYIAYDNHQEFIARDLFREVMTFAHQNRDTSDFTQPDSVVRVGIERSTGLLPSDFTPESEIIHEYFVRGTEPTDVSDEYEQAEPVQGLQAEYNEDDHEIQVNWSYNEEFIDQFSFKLELRSNNDEEYQLIDITKDLGYILSNPEYDTTYSIRVTAVADENEDLTSDPATVEVTVPEEQGLLDELDDLFEGDDESDEDNGRGNGRGSDNGNGPPDDEDDNDDDVIDDLIGEDDEEEDDDDDDEDDNDEDND; encoded by the coding sequence CATCAAATAATAACTCCAAGAGCAAACGAAAACCTAAAGGCGCATTGAAAAAAATATTATTAGCATTAGGTATTGTGATGTTCGTTATGTTTGTTGTTGGTGCAATTAGTGTATTTGCAATTATTCGAGATGCACCTCCTTTAGATGAAGAAAAATTAACGTTAGCACAAAACCCTGAAATACTTGATCGAAACGGAGAGCTTTTAACCACTCTTCAAGCTTCTGAAAACAGAAGAAATGTAAATATAGAAGACGTCCCTGACGTGCTTAAAGATGCCGTACTATCTGTAGAAGACGTTCGTTTTTATGACCACTTTGGAATTGACTTACGTCGAATTGGTGGTGCTGTTGTCGCAAATGTCCGAGGTGGCTTTGGTGCAGAAGGTGCTAGTACGATCACACAGCAAGTTGTAAAAAACCTTTTCTTATCAATGGATAAGCAGATGTCTCGTAAAATTCAAGAACAATATTTAGCGATTCGTCTAGAACAACAGTATACGAAGGATCAAATCTTAGAAATGTATTTAAACGCAATATTTTTCTCAGGGTCCCCTTCTCAATATGGTGTTGTTTCAGCAGCAAATTATTACTTTAATAAAGAACTCGACGAACTTACAATTGAAGATGCTGCCCTATTAGCTGGAATTCCACAGCGTCCAAACCATTTTAATCCTTTTAACAACCCTGAAGCTGCAGAAAACCGTCGAAACACGGTGATTTCTTTGATGGAACGTCACGAAAAAATCACCCCTGAAGAAGCTGAGGCGGCTAGAAATGTTCCGGTTGAAGATCAACTTGAACAAAGTGAACAACTTGAAACAGGTGCTTACCAAGCTTTTATTAATCAAGTTCAACGAGAAGTTGAAAATATTGAAGGCATTGAACCTAGTGATATTTATACGGCTGGTATGACGATTCATACAACATTAGATCAAGACCTACAAGCTCATGTCGAACATGTTATGCAATCAGGAGAAGTTATTCAATATCCTGATGAACATTTCCAAGCTGGGATTACCGTTCTTGATACAACAAATGGTGAAGTGCTTGCTTTAGGTGGCATGAGAGAACCATCTGAAGCGCAAAGAACATATAATTGGGCAACACAGCCGAAACGTCAACCTGGTTCTTCAATCAAGCCGATCCTATCATTTGGTCCTGTAATTGAAGAATTAAAATGGTCCACTTATCATCAAATTGTTGATGAGCCTTATAATTATCAAACAACTGGTGATCCAGTACGAAACTTTGGTCGTGATTATCGAGGTCCTATGTCTATGAGAGAGGCATTACGAATCTCACAAAACGTCCCTGCAGTTAAAGCACTTAACGAAGTTGGCTATGACCAGGCCCAAACATTTGGTCAGCGATTAGGCTTGCCATTAGATACATTCCATGAATCGTATGCTCTTGGTGGTTTTGATACTGGCGTTTCTTCTTATGATATGGCCGGAGCCTATGCTGCCTTTGGAAACAATGGGGAATATAATGAACCACATACAGTTAGAAAAATTGAATTTCCAGATGGCCAAACCATTGACCTCACTCCAGATTCAACCATCGCTATGAATGACTATACAGCGTTTATGGTGACAGATATGTTAAAGACCGTCGTTCAATCTGGTACAGGGCAAAGAGCCGCAGTTTCTGGTGTACCAATTGCTGGTAAAACAGGGTCTACGAACTTTACACCAGATGAACGTGAGCAATATAATATTCAAAGTGGGATACGCGATGCTTGGTTTGCAGGTTATTCTACGAACATAACCGCTGCCGTATGGACAGGATATGAATCAATTGACAAAGGATATATCGCATATGATAACCATCAAGAGTTTATTGCACGTGACTTATTTAGAGAGGTTATGACTTTTGCTCATCAAAATCGTGATACGTCAGACTTTACTCAGCCTGATTCTGTCGTTCGTGTTGGTATTGAACGTTCAACAGGCTTATTACCAAGTGATTTCACTCCAGAAAGTGAGATTATTCATGAGTACTTTGTACGAGGTACAGAGCCAACAGATGTGTCAGATGAATATGAACAAGCTGAACCAGTGCAAGGATTACAAGCTGAATACAATGAAGATGATCACGAGATTCAAGTTAACTGGAGTTATAATGAGGAATTCATCGATCAGTTTAGCTTTAAACTAGAACTGAGAAGCAACAACGATGAAGAATATCAATTAATTGATATAACAAAAGATTTAGGGTATATCTTGTCTAACCCTGAATATGATACGACTTATTCAATAAGAGTAACGGCTGTTGCTGATGAAAACGAAGATCTTACAAGTGATCCAGCTACTGTTGAAGTAACGGTTCCAGAAGAACAAGGTCTTCTCGATGAGTTAGACGACCTTTTTGAAGGTGACGACGAATCTGATGAAGATAATGGTAGAGGCAATGGAAGAGGATCGGATAATGGTAACGGTCCTCCAGATGATGAAGATGACAATGACGATGATGTAATAGACGACCTCATTGGCGAAGACGATGAGGAGGAAGATGATGATGACGATGATGAAGATGACAATGACGAGGACAATGATTAA